One genomic segment of Gemmatimonadota bacterium includes these proteins:
- a CDS encoding DUF2089 domain-containing protein has product MRKIIEKCPACQNDVIVTRIRCTRCECEVIGEFQPTIFNRLTPENLAFVETFVRLRGNVREMTRELRVPYSTIRNHLDDVIKALGFAAGTHPEVEDLSTASQQEVLNRLESGEISVEDAAEELKRMNK; this is encoded by the coding sequence ATGCGTAAAATTATTGAAAAATGTCCCGCCTGTCAGAATGACGTGATTGTCACCCGCATTCGCTGCACGCGATGTGAATGTGAGGTTATTGGAGAGTTTCAGCCCACTATTTTTAACAGGCTGACGCCCGAAAACCTGGCTTTTGTCGAGACATTTGTCCGATTGCGCGGCAATGTCAGAGAGATGACGCGCGAACTCCGCGTGCCCTATAGCACGATTCGCAACCATCTCGACGATGTGATCAAAGCACTCGGCTTTGCAGCGGGAACACATCCCGAGGTGGAAGATTTGTCCACTGCGTCCCAGCAAGAGGTGCTCAACCGTCTCGAATCTGGTGAGATTTCAGTGGAGGATGCAGCGGAAGAACTTAAAAGGATGAATAAATAA
- a CDS encoding HD domain-containing protein — MTDRLQQQIAFLLEIDKLKQIIRQTYLLDETRKENDAEHSWHFAMFALILVEYAPEPVNILKVIKMALVHDLVEIDAGDTFLYDESGNADKAEREAKAADRIFALLPPEQGAEIRALWEEFEAKETPEAKFAGAIDRFQPFLHNCNTQGRAWQEHGITAERVLQSNSHISIGAPILWNRVQELVDEMVAKGYIDAEK; from the coding sequence ATGACCGACCGATTACAACAACAAATCGCGTTCTTGCTCGAAATCGATAAACTCAAGCAAATCATTCGGCAAACCTATTTGCTCGACGAAACGCGAAAAGAAAACGACGCCGAACACTCCTGGCATTTTGCCATGTTTGCGCTCATCCTCGTGGAATATGCGCCCGAACCAGTGAATATCCTGAAAGTAATCAAAATGGCACTGGTACACGACCTCGTGGAAATCGACGCGGGCGACACCTTTCTCTACGACGAATCGGGCAACGCGGACAAAGCCGAACGCGAAGCAAAAGCCGCCGACCGCATCTTTGCGCTCTTACCTCCAGAACAGGGCGCAGAAATACGCGCATTGTGGGAAGAATTTGAAGCAAAAGAAACCCCCGAAGCAAAATTCGCAGGCGCGATAGACCGATTCCAACCCTTTCTACACAATTGCAATACTCAAGGACGCGCCTGGCAAGAGCACGGAATCACAGCCGAACGCGTCTTGCAAAGCAACAGCCACATCTCAATCGGCGCGCCCATTCTATGGAACCGCGTACAAGAATTGGTTGATGAAATGGTCGCTAAGGGATATATTGATGCCGAAAAATAA
- a CDS encoding AMP-binding protein, whose protein sequence is MSETLKDLLNDSFEQHADRTAVRVLRQPEEPGERRLQYVPLTYRQLKAQRDRLASGLAQIGLEKGQRIGLLTDGGLESVLVFLSCDILGLSAVPICNKLPDDLLVHSINHSGIAYLFTDTRSLEQVERVRDQLTNPPQIVLTEGQGDNTRSFFDLIQKGAESPPPDIAIEPDDESKIVYTSGSSGLPKGVVQTHRNLVGNILSVWDTISNRDPVILFKSAPDYHTMGILNIYYPLAKGWTLDLARSPDRVLVDIRYSEPEGFLTVPLILDKVFGNVRKEIDAGGAKGTLIARSLRAKQRIARGEASIIDRLVNATLGKKVVGQIKEKLSQRVGSRLELLIVGSAKADPEALDFFQDVLDITSLEGYGVTECSPLIAANVLTGQKTGTVGKPLQEVKIISETGEEIAHGDPNTGTYSGSGDGIGELWVHGNHVMTGYLNDPERTAEVLVTDEAGKVWYRTGDLFSMDDEGFLTFQGRVGRQFKLSNGEFVNPERLERIFARVSLIEHVLICGDQTRTFPLPVVTVNVEEAQLQTDIPDLPTDEEALCSHPAIAERIREQLLKEATASGLPAHERPQKVLILSDQLSEETGTLTRGLKKVVPGRIEEIYANEIAAAYDG, encoded by the coding sequence ATGAGCGAAACACTCAAAGACTTATTGAACGACAGTTTTGAACAGCATGCGGACCGCACGGCGGTTCGCGTATTGCGCCAGCCAGAGGAACCCGGCGAAAGGCGATTGCAATACGTGCCGTTGACATATCGGCAATTAAAGGCACAGCGAGACCGATTGGCATCGGGTCTGGCGCAAATAGGATTGGAAAAAGGGCAGCGCATCGGGCTACTGACCGATGGCGGTCTGGAATCCGTACTCGTCTTCCTATCCTGCGACATACTGGGATTATCCGCAGTGCCAATCTGCAACAAATTGCCCGACGATCTGCTCGTACACAGCATCAACCATTCGGGCATCGCCTATTTGTTCACAGATACGAGAAGTTTAGAACAGGTCGAACGCGTACGCGACCAACTGACCAATCCCCCTCAGATCGTCCTGACAGAAGGACAGGGCGATAACACACGCTCATTTTTTGACTTAATCCAAAAAGGCGCGGAATCACCGCCGCCAGACATAGCAATAGAACCCGATGACGAATCGAAAATCGTGTACACATCGGGATCATCGGGACTACCCAAAGGCGTGGTACAAACCCATCGCAATCTCGTCGGCAATATCCTGTCCGTATGGGATACAATCAGCAACCGCGACCCGGTCATCTTATTCAAATCCGCGCCCGACTACCACACCATGGGCATATTGAATATCTACTACCCCCTGGCAAAAGGCTGGACACTGGACCTGGCGCGGTCGCCGGATCGCGTACTCGTGGATATCCGATACTCTGAACCCGAAGGCTTTTTAACCGTCCCCCTGATCTTAGACAAAGTATTTGGCAATGTGCGAAAAGAAATTGATGCCGGCGGTGCAAAAGGCACATTAATCGCCCGGTCACTGCGCGCCAAACAGCGCATTGCACGCGGTGAAGCATCAATCATCGACCGCCTCGTCAATGCCACACTGGGCAAAAAGGTCGTCGGACAAATCAAAGAAAAACTCTCCCAACGCGTGGGCAGCCGCCTCGAATTGTTAATCGTCGGCTCGGCAAAAGCCGACCCCGAAGCCCTCGACTTTTTCCAGGACGTACTGGACATCACCTCGCTCGAAGGCTATGGCGTCACCGAATGCAGCCCCCTGATCGCGGCAAATGTCCTGACCGGACAAAAAACAGGCACCGTTGGAAAGCCATTACAAGAAGTAAAAATCATCTCCGAAACAGGCGAAGAAATCGCCCACGGTGATCCAAACACAGGAACCTACAGCGGCAGTGGCGATGGCATTGGCGAATTGTGGGTACACGGCAACCACGTCATGACGGGTTATCTCAACGACCCCGAACGCACCGCCGAAGTACTCGTAACCGATGAAGCGGGCAAAGTGTGGTATCGCACAGGTGATTTATTCAGCATGGACGACGAGGGATTCTTGACCTTCCAGGGACGCGTTGGACGACAATTTAAATTGAGCAACGGCGAATTTGTCAACCCCGAACGCCTCGAACGCATATTCGCCCGCGTATCGCTCATCGAACACGTCTTAATCTGCGGCGATCAGACCCGCACATTCCCCCTACCCGTCGTCACCGTAAATGTAGAAGAAGCTCAACTGCAAACAGATATTCCCGATCTGCCCACAGACGAGGAAGCCCTGTGCAGCCATCCCGCAATAGCCGAACGCATCCGCGAGCAACTATTAAAAGAAGCCACGGCATCTGGCCTTCCCGCGCACGAGCGCCCGCAAAAAGTACTGATCCTGTCGGACCAGTTGAGCGAAGAAACGGGAACCCTCACGCGGGGATTGAAAAAGGTCGTACCCGGGAGAATAGAAGAAATTTACGCAAACGAAATCGCCGCAGCTTATGATGGATAA
- a CDS encoding Panacea domain-containing protein — protein sequence MPTMQIPHFKERKATQVAALLIKHNGGQSIDKYKLLKLIYLVDRKALELWGHSVTYDTPANFPYDPAGPGPTPSHTYDLIDPPKRNLKEISSTSSYWSQFFSNYGDTVSLSGLCPGVGDLSPAEIGLIHEIFEEFGHKTFGELKEYLQALPESKDTEGSSGPIKWETLLQAVGWTGEDLEEVKKDLTFKAKFETFVGAR from the coding sequence ATGCCTACCATGCAGATTCCCCATTTCAAAGAGCGGAAGGCTACCCAAGTTGCTGCCTTACTGATAAAGCACAATGGCGGTCAAAGTATTGACAAGTACAAACTCCTCAAGCTAATCTACCTTGTCGATAGAAAGGCATTGGAGCTTTGGGGACACTCTGTAACTTATGATACACCAGCGAATTTTCCGTACGATCCCGCTGGTCCTGGTCCCACTCCCAGCCATACGTATGACCTTATTGATCCACCAAAGCGAAATCTAAAGGAGATCTCTTCTACCTCCAGCTATTGGTCTCAATTTTTTTCAAACTACGGAGACACCGTTAGTCTATCTGGTTTATGTCCGGGTGTAGGAGATCTCTCCCCTGCTGAGATCGGTTTGATCCATGAAATCTTTGAGGAATTTGGACATAAAACTTTTGGAGAATTAAAAGAATACCTTCAGGCCTTACCCGAGTCTAAAGATACAGAAGGATCGTCTGGACCAATAAAATGGGAAACACTCCTTCAGGCCGTAGGCTGGACAGGTGAAGACTTAGAAGAAGTAAAAAAAGACCTCACATTTAAAGCGAAATTTGAAACCTTTGTCGGGGCGAGATAA
- a CDS encoding Ldh family oxidoreductase translates to MPIFNPDKLRRIGREVFERIGATPEEARIVADLLVSSNLAGHDSHGVVRIPQYVSGVQSGQIQLGTTVEIERETDATAVVNGHWGFGHVTATEAMHIAIQKAQKSAVGIATVHQCNHIGRLGVYPVLAAAENMAGLMSNNGHGADLSMAPWGGLGRILPANCLAVAFPSDRDFPISLDLTAATAAGGKMRVALARGERVPENWLIDAEGNPTTDPADYVHGNAALTPSGDHKGYGLSFIFDILSGALSPAGCTRENSPVTGNALFVQAIRIDAFQPIADFKAEIGRFIDYVKSAKTAPGFDEILVPGERSYRTGCEREANGVPIEDTTWEQICETAKKFDVEV, encoded by the coding sequence ATGCCAATTTTCAACCCCGATAAACTGCGGCGCATTGGCCGCGAAGTCTTCGAACGCATAGGCGCAACGCCCGAAGAAGCCCGAATCGTGGCTGACCTGCTCGTATCATCCAATCTCGCGGGACACGACTCGCACGGCGTCGTCCGCATTCCGCAATACGTCTCCGGAGTACAGAGCGGTCAAATACAACTCGGAACAACCGTGGAAATCGAGCGAGAAACCGATGCAACAGCCGTCGTAAACGGGCACTGGGGATTTGGGCACGTAACCGCAACAGAAGCCATGCACATCGCCATCCAAAAAGCCCAAAAAAGTGCTGTCGGCATCGCAACAGTACACCAGTGCAATCACATCGGGCGATTGGGTGTCTATCCCGTCCTCGCCGCGGCTGAAAACATGGCCGGACTGATGAGCAACAACGGTCACGGCGCCGACCTCTCCATGGCACCCTGGGGAGGACTGGGACGCATCCTGCCCGCGAATTGCCTCGCCGTTGCATTCCCTTCGGATCGCGATTTTCCAATCTCACTGGACTTAACCGCCGCAACCGCGGCAGGTGGCAAAATGCGGGTCGCACTGGCCCGGGGCGAGCGCGTACCCGAAAACTGGCTAATCGACGCCGAAGGCAACCCCACAACTGACCCCGCCGACTACGTACACGGCAATGCCGCGCTAACCCCCTCTGGCGACCACAAAGGATATGGCCTATCATTCATCTTCGACATCTTGTCCGGCGCCCTATCGCCCGCCGGTTGCACCCGCGAAAATTCACCCGTAACGGGCAACGCCCTATTTGTACAGGCCATTCGCATCGATGCGTTCCAGCCCATCGCCGACTTTAAAGCCGAAATCGGACGATTCATCGACTACGTAAAATCGGCAAAAACCGCGCCGGGATTTGACGAAATACTCGTACCGGGCGAACGCTCCTATCGCACCGGCTGTGAACGCGAGGCAAACGGAGTCCCCATAGAAGACACAACCTGGGAACAAATTTGCGAAACCGCAAAAAAATTTGATGTGGAAGTTTAG
- a CDS encoding aldose 1-epimerase has protein sequence MAQYDVQKENFHGHALYVLRDFETNCEASILPSVGNNCISYKIPKGDALLELIYSPPDPDTLKGRASGYGTPILYPWPNRIDSGKFTFDGAEYQLETPAPDEHASHGYVHERPWRVVETGTSEGAWITSVFTSTDFPEIGAHFPFPFEARVTYRLKDGVLSLEFEGTNIGNSDMPVGLGIHPYFPLPLTESGNRDLCTVRMPASTYWPLRDDPIPTGEILPVDGTIFDVRETTPLKDRYYDNVWSGVSLTDGWSRCEYTDPTEGVTIAMEANDAFRELVLYAPDIRPIICFEPYTCVTNAFNLQNQGIDAGLIRLQPGEKLTGIMKIVGEA, from the coding sequence ATGGCGCAATATGATGTACAAAAAGAAAACTTCCACGGACACGCACTCTACGTACTGCGCGATTTCGAAACCAATTGTGAAGCCAGCATCCTACCATCGGTGGGCAACAATTGCATCTCGTACAAAATCCCAAAAGGCGATGCGCTATTAGAACTCATTTACTCCCCACCCGATCCCGACACCCTTAAAGGCCGCGCCAGCGGATACGGCACCCCCATCTTATACCCCTGGCCCAACCGCATAGACAGCGGCAAATTCACATTTGACGGCGCGGAATACCAGCTCGAAACCCCTGCCCCGGACGAACACGCATCTCACGGCTACGTCCACGAACGCCCCTGGCGCGTAGTCGAAACCGGCACCTCAGAAGGTGCCTGGATAACCAGCGTCTTCACATCGACGGACTTCCCGGAAATCGGCGCACACTTTCCCTTCCCCTTTGAAGCACGGGTAACATATCGCCTGAAAGACGGCGTACTATCCCTCGAATTTGAAGGCACCAACATCGGCAATAGCGACATGCCCGTCGGCCTCGGCATCCACCCCTATTTCCCTCTACCCCTCACTGAAAGTGGCAACCGGGACCTGTGTACCGTGCGCATGCCAGCCTCAACGTACTGGCCCTTGCGCGACGACCCGATACCCACAGGAGAAATCCTACCCGTTGACGGCACCATATTTGACGTACGCGAAACCACGCCCTTGAAAGACCGGTATTACGACAACGTCTGGTCCGGCGTATCTCTGACCGATGGATGGAGCCGATGTGAATACACCGACCCAACCGAAGGCGTCACCATCGCAATGGAAGCCAATGACGCATTTCGAGAACTCGTACTCTACGCCCCCGACATCCGTCCCATTATCTGCTTTGAACCCTACACCTGCGTCACCAACGCCTTCAACCTGCAAAACCAGGGCATCGACGCGGGCCTGATACGCCTCCAACCCGGTGAAAAACTAACCGGCATAATGAAAATTGTGGGAGAAGCATGA
- a CDS encoding cellulase family glycosylhydrolase → MIFRILLSVAFLSTSSALADPSKIDFWNAQRKGANQQNAQHRPEWYVAAGELGLDYVRILPDAWPSEGRDFLIGNADNFEAINETDLSLLIKALDEAERNGIKVVLTMVSLPGARWKQLNNDRDDARLWKDKKYHLQAFEFWRQLAARLKTHPAIVAYNPLNEPHPDKAFGFDTPDEKFAQWFKRIQNTPADLNQFNREMVKAIRSVDKDTPIILDGWFYASPRAFEYNRPVDDDKVLYAFHNPGPWQMVTYRVNQGRYAYPDRVPKSWNGPTESWTIDRLAQQMHAVQKFSEQYNIPAHRIIASEFWYDRRLEGAAAYMADLIEIYNQRNWHWAFYAFRGTGTWTGLDYEIAPGQKMGWRYWQAIEQGKDPEPLKPRGPNPLWEILRRQFERK, encoded by the coding sequence ATGATTTTTCGCATATTGCTATCCGTCGCATTCCTCTCTACGAGCAGTGCCCTGGCCGACCCTTCCAAAATCGACTTTTGGAATGCGCAGCGCAAAGGCGCCAATCAACAAAATGCACAACACCGTCCCGAATGGTACGTTGCAGCGGGAGAATTGGGATTGGACTATGTGCGCATCTTACCCGACGCATGGCCCTCCGAAGGCAGGGACTTCCTGATCGGCAATGCGGACAACTTCGAAGCAATCAACGAAACCGATCTATCCCTATTGATCAAAGCACTCGACGAAGCCGAACGCAACGGCATCAAAGTCGTCCTTACAATGGTCAGCTTACCCGGCGCCCGCTGGAAACAACTGAACAACGACCGGGACGATGCGCGGCTCTGGAAAGACAAAAAATATCATCTACAAGCCTTCGAATTCTGGCGCCAACTCGCCGCACGCCTGAAAACACACCCCGCCATTGTCGCCTACAACCCCCTCAACGAACCACACCCGGACAAAGCATTCGGCTTTGATACGCCAGACGAAAAATTCGCCCAGTGGTTCAAACGCATCCAGAACACGCCAGCCGATCTCAACCAATTCAACCGGGAAATGGTCAAAGCAATCCGATCCGTAGATAAGGACACCCCCATCATCCTCGACGGCTGGTTCTATGCATCTCCCAGGGCATTCGAATACAATCGCCCCGTTGACGATGACAAGGTCTTATACGCCTTCCACAACCCCGGACCCTGGCAAATGGTAACCTATCGCGTCAATCAAGGCAGATACGCCTATCCAGACCGCGTGCCCAAATCGTGGAACGGGCCAACGGAATCCTGGACCATTGATCGCCTTGCCCAGCAAATGCACGCGGTACAAAAATTCTCCGAACAATACAACATACCCGCACACCGAATCATCGCATCAGAATTCTGGTACGACCGTCGCCTCGAAGGCGCGGCAGCATACATGGCCGACCTCATCGAAATCTATAACCAGCGCAACTGGCACTGGGCTTTTTATGCCTTTCGCGGTACTGGCACATGGACGGGACTCGATTACGAAATCGCGCCAGGTCAAAAAATGGGTTGGCGTTACTGGCAGGCCATTGAACAGGGCAAAGACCCAGAACCTCTCAAACCGAGAGGACCAAACCCCTTGTGGGAAATACTGCGGCGGCAGTTTGAAAGAAAATGA
- a CDS encoding glucose 1-dehydrogenase, with amino-acid sequence MSLFSLEGRVAIVTGAGRGIGRGIAEELAAQGAKIVCAARTRSQLDEVVAAIRNAGGDAIAYEMDMKDLDSVRGGVDTALETYGQIDILVNNAGMNIREPFEDVTEEHYDEIMAVNLKGLYFLTQTAVKHMISRKQGKIIHIGSLTTDWSLSQISVYTATKGAVGQLAKAQALELGKHNIQVNTICPGFVVTPLTERLWEDDTMREWAESRLPIKRLATPEDLAGTAVFLAAPASDYVTGQSIYVDGGFMAGEAWPLPQ; translated from the coding sequence ATGTCATTGTTTTCACTCGAAGGTCGTGTCGCCATAGTAACTGGAGCGGGGCGTGGTATTGGACGCGGCATAGCAGAGGAATTGGCTGCGCAGGGCGCAAAAATTGTATGTGCTGCGCGCACCCGATCTCAACTTGACGAAGTCGTAGCCGCAATTCGAAATGCGGGAGGCGACGCAATCGCTTATGAAATGGACATGAAAGACCTGGATTCCGTGCGCGGTGGCGTCGATACAGCACTCGAAACGTATGGACAAATCGACATCCTCGTCAACAACGCGGGAATGAACATACGCGAACCATTTGAAGACGTAACAGAAGAACACTACGACGAAATCATGGCCGTCAACTTGAAGGGCCTCTACTTCTTAACACAGACCGCAGTCAAACACATGATCTCGCGCAAACAGGGCAAAATCATCCACATCGGCTCTTTGACAACCGACTGGTCCTTATCGCAAATTTCGGTCTATACCGCCACCAAAGGCGCAGTCGGGCAACTCGCCAAAGCCCAGGCATTAGAACTCGGCAAGCACAACATCCAGGTAAACACAATATGCCCGGGCTTTGTGGTCACGCCATTGACCGAGCGGCTCTGGGAAGATGATACAATGCGCGAATGGGCCGAATCACGTCTGCCCATAAAACGCCTGGCAACACCCGAAGACCTGGCAGGCACAGCCGTATTCCTCGCCGCGCCCGCATCGGATTACGTCACCGGACAATCCATCTACGTAGATGGTGGCTTCATGGCCGGCGAAGCCTGGCCCTTGCCGCAGTAA